A region of uncultured Desulfobacter sp. DNA encodes the following proteins:
- a CDS encoding DUF169 domain-containing protein, with protein MTANDSFSLDFDQCLDDVALAKSILASADKNGGKISDSGIVFALRNFLKMKYYPVAVKYFFNADELEDFKNNVEYKESGPAVTFCAYVAASRQRGDILLGTEKKVGCGNAKYVMKWKEMDEEEIKSHLKYTKDSAQAERFVKTKKRLPQAPLAFATAPLHKAPFKPDLIHGMCDPLQSYHMANDWNAAFDSHPFEMIMTMNSSICHGCVQCYVMDKFNVTQMCSSSYTAGKTEQGEVNWIMPYEQMEPTVHWMLERIVRDGGVSFPRTGETYPGFDICKLCPLLNFRPPKNK; from the coding sequence ATGACAGCAAATGATTCTTTTTCATTGGACTTCGATCAATGTCTCGACGACGTGGCTCTGGCAAAATCCATTCTGGCCAGTGCGGACAAAAATGGCGGCAAAATCAGTGATTCCGGAATCGTATTTGCCTTGAGAAATTTTCTCAAGATGAAATATTATCCGGTGGCGGTGAAGTATTTTTTTAACGCAGATGAACTGGAAGATTTTAAAAACAATGTCGAATATAAAGAATCCGGTCCGGCCGTTACATTTTGTGCTTATGTGGCTGCAAGCCGGCAAAGGGGCGATATCCTGCTGGGTACGGAAAAGAAGGTCGGATGCGGTAACGCAAAATACGTTATGAAGTGGAAAGAGATGGATGAAGAGGAGATCAAAAGCCACCTGAAGTATACCAAAGATAGTGCCCAGGCCGAGCGATTTGTCAAAACAAAAAAACGACTTCCCCAGGCCCCCCTGGCCTTTGCAACCGCCCCCCTTCACAAGGCCCCCTTTAAACCCGACCTGATCCACGGCATGTGCGATCCCCTCCAGTCATATCATATGGCCAACGACTGGAATGCGGCCTTTGACAGCCATCCTTTTGAAATGATTATGACCATGAACTCTTCCATCTGCCATGGCTGTGTTCAATGTTATGTCATGGACAAATTCAACGTGACCCAGATGTGCAGCAGCAGCTATACAGCCGGAAAGACCGAACAGGGGGAAGTTAACTGGATCATGCCCTATGAACAGATGGAACCCACCGTTCACTGGATGCTGGAACGTATTGTTCGTGACGGCGGCGTATCCTTCCCCAGAACAGGTGAAACCTATCCGGGCTTTGATATCTGTAAACTCTGTCCGCTCTTAAATTTCAGGCCGCCGAAAAATAAATAA
- a CDS encoding EAL domain-containing protein codes for MTGKFNSLNLMTALQPIYSLAHKRVVGHEALVRIKEEGGASISPATLFDQKRSAAETIQLDRLCRFIHIHNYRIINNSINWLFLNLSPITISSGKKTFGSYFSELLEFHDFPPHRIVIEVVEHPTSETDQLMETVAYFKELGCLIAIDDFGAGHSNFDRIWTLRPDIVKLDRSFMVKAIRDPQIRQILPGIVTLLHQAGALLLMEGVETRDQAMIAIESDVDFVQGFFFGRPFTNLKQPPPEFNGLDHLLVDFKSEFHRNEKESRQRIEKHRTLFEMAISKLKAGREMSAACRDMLSTLEVVRCYLIDTDGIQIGQTLVSSIYKAMKDKRFSPLEDANSADWFRRHYLRRAIYHPDQLQVTRPYLSITGAHMCVTLSMKFTCLDGDCILCCDLIA; via the coding sequence ATGACCGGTAAATTTAATAGTCTGAATTTAATGACGGCCCTGCAGCCCATATACAGCCTTGCTCACAAACGGGTGGTCGGCCATGAAGCTCTAGTGCGGATCAAGGAGGAAGGAGGGGCATCCATATCACCGGCCACCCTTTTTGACCAAAAACGCTCTGCCGCCGAGACTATTCAGCTGGACCGGCTCTGTCGGTTTATCCACATCCACAACTATCGGATCATCAACAACTCCATTAACTGGTTATTCCTCAACCTTTCCCCTATAACTATCAGTAGTGGGAAAAAGACATTCGGTTCGTATTTCAGTGAGTTGTTGGAGTTCCATGATTTCCCGCCCCACCGTATTGTTATTGAGGTAGTGGAACATCCCACCAGCGAGACCGATCAACTCATGGAGACCGTTGCCTATTTCAAGGAACTTGGCTGCCTGATCGCCATTGATGATTTCGGAGCCGGACATTCCAATTTTGACCGGATTTGGACCCTGCGACCGGATATTGTCAAGCTGGACCGTTCTTTTATGGTCAAGGCCATCCGCGATCCGCAAATCAGGCAAATTCTACCCGGGATTGTTACACTACTCCACCAGGCCGGCGCTCTATTGCTCATGGAGGGGGTTGAAACCAGGGATCAGGCCATGATAGCCATCGAAAGTGATGTGGATTTCGTACAGGGATTTTTTTTCGGCAGGCCTTTCACCAATCTGAAACAACCGCCACCGGAGTTCAACGGATTAGACCATCTCCTGGTCGATTTTAAAAGCGAATTTCATCGCAACGAAAAAGAGTCAAGGCAACGTATCGAAAAGCACCGTACTCTGTTTGAGATGGCCATATCTAAGCTCAAAGCGGGGAGGGAGATGTCGGCTGCCTGCAGAGACATGTTGTCAACTCTCGAAGTTGTCCGCTGCTATCTCATCGATACTGATGGGATACAGATCGGCCAAACTCTGGTGTCTTCTATATATAAGGCCATGAAAGACAAGCGGTTTAGCCCTCTGGAAGATGCAAACAGTGCCGACTGGTTCCGCCGCCATTACCTCAGACGCGCCATCTACCACCCAGACCAACTCCAGGTCACCCGGCCTTATCTCTCCATTACAGGAGCGCACATGTGCGTGACCCTATCCATGAAGTTTACCTGTCTGGATGGAGACTGCATATTGTGCTGCGATCTGATAGCTTAA
- a CDS encoding transporter substrate-binding domain-containing protein produces MEDCILEKYILFYEYSLLNIVTFTVPPYCMTLYQRNFYALLFVISILAIVLIALISQASASNTFFSNKADFLRSASELDYPPFSIIRPDGTADGFSVELLTEVTKAAGLKVKFKVGPWKKIKQELIEGKLDVLPIVSYSEERDKVMDFTASYLRMHGTIFVRKEEKSIDDETDLIDKEVIVMEGDTAHEYAIKNNLTNKIILTETFEEAMRLLSSGKHDAVIIQQLVGYQIIRKLNIKNLVDVSSLKEQSLKPIAKPLLGFEQKFCIAVPEGNQELIKELNEGLTIVITNGIYERLYDKWFGPILPDPEVQIEDILKYLTYTLIPILVIGSFLIVWLLKKQITYKTKELSLANAKLSESQQRLSLAMEFANDGLFDWNLDTNEIYYSPVWKGLLGYKDDELPNEFSVWEKLTAPENVKRSLKMLKELINKERDTFEIELRMKHKMGHWVDILSRANAVFNEKGEAVRIIGTHVDISEQKRVEYLLKENEQRYKSAQRMGKVGNWEYDIATELFWGSEQAKRIFGLDPDSKTFSVEKIESCIPERERVHQSLIDLIEKEIPYDIEFEIHPVSGSENRTLRSIAELSRNDSGAPLKVFGVIQDVTGEKNAQQERKKLERALSQAQKMESIGRLAGGVAHDFNNMLSIILGNAEILIEDLTSVHPSIKNVREIKKAAERSANLTRQLLAFARKQTIAPKIVDVNQTIQKMLSMLERLIGEDIELSWQPGTDIWPVKIDPSQIDQILANLCVNARDAIKGVGQIIIETGNINITETYCREHSGFIPGNFVLITVSDTGNGIKKDDIDKLFEPFFTTKEMGAGTGLGLATVYGIVKQNNGFINVYSELNQGTVFKIYLPKHDQGKIDTNREIIEEISYSGNKTILLVEDEQAILKMTKSILERLGHKVLTASRPTKAIQISQEHKDIQLLITDVVMPEMNGKDLAETISKTHPIMKCLFMSGYTANVIAHRGILDEGVNFLNKPFSKHELFEKLRVIFDKET; encoded by the coding sequence ATGGAAGATTGTATATTAGAAAAATATATACTATTCTATGAGTATTCACTTTTAAATATTGTTACTTTTACGGTACCTCCTTATTGTATGACATTGTATCAAAGAAATTTTTATGCTCTGTTATTTGTTATCTCAATTTTGGCAATTGTCTTGATTGCCTTGATAAGTCAAGCCTCTGCATCTAATACTTTTTTTTCAAATAAAGCAGACTTTCTTAGATCAGCAAGTGAATTAGACTATCCTCCTTTTTCAATTATAAGGCCAGACGGTACCGCCGACGGTTTTTCTGTTGAGCTTTTAACTGAGGTGACAAAAGCTGCTGGGCTAAAAGTTAAATTTAAGGTTGGCCCATGGAAAAAAATCAAACAAGAGCTAATTGAGGGAAAATTAGATGTCTTGCCGATTGTCTCATATTCTGAAGAACGTGATAAGGTCATGGACTTTACCGCATCTTATCTACGAATGCATGGTACTATTTTTGTCCGAAAAGAAGAAAAATCCATAGACGATGAAACGGACTTGATAGACAAGGAAGTTATTGTAATGGAAGGAGACACTGCTCATGAATATGCCATCAAAAATAATTTGACCAATAAAATTATTTTGACTGAGACATTTGAGGAGGCAATGAGGTTGCTTTCCTCTGGAAAGCATGATGCGGTCATTATCCAGCAACTGGTTGGCTATCAAATCATTCGAAAACTCAATATCAAAAATTTGGTGGATGTTAGTTCTCTCAAAGAGCAAAGCCTTAAGCCCATTGCGAAACCTTTATTGGGGTTTGAACAAAAATTTTGTATTGCTGTTCCAGAAGGCAATCAAGAGTTAATAAAAGAGTTAAATGAAGGACTTACGATAGTCATAACAAATGGAATTTATGAAAGACTGTATGATAAATGGTTTGGCCCAATATTACCAGACCCCGAAGTCCAGATAGAGGACATTTTAAAATATCTTACATATACCCTAATACCTATACTGGTAATCGGTTCGTTTTTGATCGTTTGGTTGTTAAAAAAACAAATCACTTATAAAACCAAAGAATTATCATTAGCCAATGCAAAATTATCTGAAAGTCAGCAAAGGCTTTCTCTTGCCATGGAATTCGCCAATGATGGTCTTTTCGATTGGAACCTGGACACCAACGAAATTTATTATTCCCCTGTTTGGAAAGGCTTGCTTGGATATAAAGATGATGAGTTGCCTAATGAATTTTCCGTATGGGAAAAATTGACTGCTCCAGAAAATGTTAAACGATCTTTGAAGATGCTAAAAGAGTTGATTAACAAGGAGAGGGATACTTTCGAAATAGAACTCAGAATGAAACACAAAATGGGACACTGGGTTGATATCCTTAGTCGTGCAAATGCCGTTTTCAATGAAAAAGGCGAGGCGGTGAGAATCATTGGTACCCATGTTGATATTTCAGAGCAAAAGAGAGTCGAATATTTGCTTAAAGAAAATGAACAACGGTATAAGAGTGCCCAGAGAATGGGAAAGGTGGGGAATTGGGAATATGATATAGCAACTGAATTATTCTGGGGGTCGGAGCAGGCAAAACGGATTTTCGGACTTGATCCGGATAGTAAGACATTCTCCGTTGAAAAAATTGAAAGTTGCATACCTGAAAGAGAAAGGGTCCACCAGTCCCTTATCGATCTTATTGAAAAAGAGATTCCATATGATATTGAATTTGAAATACATCCTGTTTCAGGCTCTGAAAATAGAACACTTCGATCCATTGCGGAATTATCCAGAAATGATTCAGGAGCACCGTTAAAAGTATTTGGTGTAATCCAAGATGTCACCGGCGAAAAGAACGCGCAACAAGAAAGAAAAAAATTAGAAAGGGCATTAAGCCAGGCTCAGAAAATGGAATCCATTGGACGACTTGCCGGTGGTGTTGCCCATGACTTCAACAATATGCTAAGTATTATTTTAGGGAATGCGGAAATTTTGATAGAGGATCTAACGTCCGTCCATCCTTCAATTAAAAACGTGAGAGAGATCAAAAAAGCAGCAGAGCGTTCAGCAAATCTGACAAGACAATTGCTTGCTTTTGCTAGAAAACAGACGATTGCCCCCAAAATTGTTGACGTCAATCAAACCATTCAAAAAATGCTGAGTATGCTTGAACGGTTGATAGGTGAAGATATAGAGCTGTCCTGGCAACCTGGAACTGATATATGGCCGGTTAAAATTGACCCATCACAAATCGACCAGATTTTGGCAAATCTTTGCGTAAATGCGAGGGATGCCATAAAAGGCGTCGGTCAAATTATTATCGAAACGGGTAATATAAATATAACAGAAACCTATTGCCGGGAACACTCCGGTTTTATTCCCGGCAATTTTGTGCTTATTACGGTGAGTGATACTGGGAACGGCATTAAAAAAGACGACATTGATAAGTTGTTTGAACCTTTTTTTACAACCAAAGAGATGGGAGCGGGGACCGGACTGGGACTTGCGACTGTATATGGTATTGTCAAACAAAACAATGGGTTTATAAACGTATACAGCGAACTGAATCAAGGCACTGTTTTCAAAATTTATTTACCTAAACATGATCAAGGTAAAATTGATACCAACCGGGAAATCATAGAGGAAATTAGCTATTCAGGTAATAAAACTATTTTGCTGGTTGAAGATGAACAGGCAATCTTAAAAATGACAAAATCAATTCTTGAGCGTTTAGGACACAAGGTGTTGACTGCCTCCAGACCCACAAAAGCGATTCAAATCAGTCAGGAGCACAAAGATATTCAATTATTGATAACAGATGTCGTTATGCCGGAAATGAATGGAAAAGATCTGGCGGAAACAATATCAAAAACGCATCCGATAATGAAATGCCTATTCATGTCAGGCTACACTGCGAACGTAATCGCACACCGTGGGATATTGGATGAAGGAGTAAACTTCTTAAATAAGCCATTCTCAAAACACGAGCTTTTTGAAAAATTGCGTGTAATTTTTGATAAAGAAACCTGA
- a CDS encoding dual specificity protein phosphatase produces the protein MSYRLTWITQSLAVGHAPMSYAQLDTIREKGIHAIVNLCAEFSDLHEIEKKAGFDVFYLPIWDEDVPEMDQMEDALAWMDEAIYLGKKVLVHCRHGIGRTGTFVTAYLIRKGLGLKAASKKLKRSQANPSTYSQWKLVKKYNKQSGILKIREPCLEMKNKVDLGRFFSDYETLVEGIDMEVAGYTSKEKTPCGTGSHNCCKLPFSMSFIEVIYIHTRMGRQMKSDQRPAAVQRAMAAVQAKDPACPFNCGKGCQIFDFRPVRCRTFMINGFHKDDVQISNQLQELSRTVFLALSGKFLNNGQFFFSMAETVSGKFVQAYFNFMAALEG, from the coding sequence ATGAGTTACCGACTGACATGGATCACCCAGAGCCTGGCCGTGGGCCACGCCCCCATGTCCTATGCCCAGCTGGATACAATCCGGGAAAAGGGCATTCACGCCATTGTCAACCTTTGCGCTGAATTCAGCGATCTGCATGAGATTGAGAAAAAGGCCGGATTCGATGTCTTTTATCTGCCCATCTGGGATGAGGATGTACCTGAGATGGATCAGATGGAAGATGCCCTGGCCTGGATGGACGAGGCCATATACCTGGGAAAGAAGGTATTGGTTCACTGCCGCCATGGCATCGGCAGAACCGGTACCTTTGTTACCGCCTATCTGATCCGTAAAGGGTTAGGGTTAAAAGCGGCATCCAAAAAGCTCAAGCGGTCCCAGGCCAACCCCTCCACTTACAGCCAGTGGAAACTGGTAAAGAAGTACAACAAACAGTCAGGCATTCTCAAGATAAGAGAACCCTGTCTGGAAATGAAAAACAAGGTGGATTTGGGCCGGTTTTTTTCAGACTATGAAACCTTGGTGGAGGGAATTGATATGGAGGTGGCTGGGTATACGTCAAAAGAGAAAACACCCTGCGGCACCGGTTCCCATAATTGCTGTAAACTTCCCTTTAGCATGTCCTTTATAGAGGTGATATACATCCACACCCGCATGGGCCGGCAGATGAAGTCGGATCAGAGACCTGCTGCAGTCCAGAGGGCCATGGCTGCAGTGCAGGCAAAGGATCCGGCCTGTCCCTTTAACTGCGGCAAGGGGTGTCAGATTTTTGATTTCAGGCCGGTCAGGTGCCGAACTTTCATGATTAATGGATTTCACAAGGACGACGTTCAGATCTCTAATCAGCTTCAAGAGCTGTCCAGAACAGTTTTTCTGGCTCTTTCCGGAAAGTTTTTAAACAACGGACAATTTTTCTTTTCCATGGCAGAAACCGTATCCGGCAAATTTGTCCAGGCCTATTTCAACTTTATGGCTGCATTGGAGGGATGA
- a CDS encoding methyl-accepting chemotaxis protein: MSEIEIMLENTWDLTMTHSVKNEAPEARAVNAFNSFFEKLHGTITALLRNIVALAALAPQLTAFSKTFRQLADEQETKVADIAEAGDRITLGIEDISTSTSELNQKFTAMKEDVETAINQGNLSMTGFNEIKSQVSILVNTIQVLRENSASIGSISDTINSISDETNILSLNARIEAARGQTDGKGFKVIAEEVGHLAKQSKAATNDIKARLELLGKKIAATITAVETVEQHVATCERQILDANMSLDHVYSQFIPLSKSLDTISYATQQQAQNIQWITSNIDEIKASAKNQTADVSTILTIADHVASACDGMVTDAGGFHISGHGSAKAAALEMASNKDIASGELNIREKALMTFLDRFPFIELAYITDTHGRQVTSNIYAKTLVGKTELTKGIGCDWSGKEWFTKALNNNAPFISKVYRSSATSEFCFTVSLPIRHAGENIVGILGIDVNFRDMLDI; this comes from the coding sequence ATGAGTGAAATCGAAATAATGCTTGAGAATACCTGGGACCTTACCATGACGCATTCCGTGAAAAATGAGGCACCTGAAGCCAGAGCTGTAAACGCTTTTAATAGTTTTTTTGAAAAGCTTCATGGCACCATTACTGCCCTTCTAAGAAATATAGTAGCCTTGGCCGCCCTAGCACCTCAACTTACCGCCTTTTCGAAAACCTTCCGACAGTTGGCCGACGAACAAGAAACTAAAGTGGCCGATATTGCCGAGGCTGGGGACAGGATCACCCTGGGTATTGAGGACATTTCTACCAGTACGAGTGAGCTGAACCAGAAATTTACTGCCATGAAGGAGGACGTGGAAACCGCCATAAATCAGGGAAATCTTAGCATGACTGGATTCAACGAGATCAAATCACAGGTCAGCATTCTCGTGAATACCATCCAAGTCCTCAGAGAAAATTCGGCCTCAATCGGTTCCATATCAGATACCATCAACTCAATATCAGACGAGACCAATATTCTTTCTCTCAATGCCCGTATTGAAGCAGCAAGGGGACAGACCGATGGAAAAGGATTCAAAGTAATCGCCGAAGAAGTTGGACACCTGGCAAAACAGTCTAAAGCTGCCACCAATGATATCAAGGCACGACTGGAACTGCTGGGGAAAAAAATAGCGGCAACCATTACTGCAGTAGAAACCGTGGAACAGCATGTCGCGACTTGTGAACGGCAAATCCTGGATGCCAATATGTCCCTGGACCATGTTTATTCCCAGTTCATCCCCCTCTCCAAAAGCCTGGACACAATCAGTTACGCTACCCAACAACAGGCCCAAAATATACAATGGATAACGTCTAATATAGATGAAATTAAAGCTTCCGCCAAAAATCAGACAGCTGATGTAAGCACTATCCTGACCATTGCAGACCATGTGGCTTCCGCCTGCGACGGAATGGTTACAGACGCCGGGGGATTCCATATTTCCGGCCACGGCAGCGCCAAAGCAGCCGCCCTTGAAATGGCAAGCAACAAAGATATAGCAAGCGGTGAACTCAACATCCGGGAAAAAGCGTTAATGACATTTCTCGACCGGTTCCCATTTATTGAGTTAGCCTATATCACTGATACGCATGGCAGACAGGTAACCTCCAATATTTATGCAAAGACCTTGGTTGGGAAAACAGAGCTCACAAAAGGTATCGGCTGCGACTGGTCCGGTAAGGAATGGTTCACCAAAGCACTTAACAATAACGCCCCCTTTATATCAAAGGTATACCGGTCATCCGCCACCAGTGAATTCTGCTTTACCGTTTCACTACCCATCAGGCATGCAGGTGAAAATATCGTAGGAATTCTGGGGATAGATGTGAATTTCAGGGATATGCTGGATATATAA
- a CDS encoding PEP/pyruvate-binding domain-containing protein, producing the protein MLIKNLFRHWTYQVFAPGTVLREKYEAFKRLLEHDRAAHEHLAILEDLYCHRRRVDLEFVVRTYEAFSVAVAGMVRELLTMCPMGYWSLKDYHKKFDFYVRFMLAPPKFDFSPPFIITLDQENCLDEDISGGKASVLARLKQTLGLPAPQGFVITTRAFHFFMEAGNLTPFVRQQLATLDIDDPISLASTAQALEQAVLGTPLPQDLAREIEEALVSFENVADSSGKSSASFRLAMRSSAVREDGNTSFAGQYLSLMNVDTADVALGYKRVIASKYSPAALAYRIRSGIPDHDTPMAVLVLEMIEASTAGVIYTQDVNGRDPGSLRIYSAWGLGGAVVDGRVIPDMIRVDHNGDITDIRIGAKESHLVPDAGQGICMAKTIKAKRDALSIATTEIITLNEWARKVEKYYKIPQDMEWCLSSQRELYILQSRPLKVQEPVEKKLPSPCPDISPLCREGRIICPGKSAGYLFKLNRLEQLKDIPEQAVVAAPFGLPQYAAAIHRMAGIILQTGSTAGHLASVAREFGLPAIICPDGFDTLESGSMVTLDADAGRVYPGRIASLLSSSPGRSDQDGFSKSILMDKLGFLIRFCADLKLTDPDSKDFNPDACRSMHDIIRFVHETAVREMFFLGQRKGTRKKGARQLISGLPMLFYVLDVGSGNESGLIFPSEKNAVLGMEELVCIPMKALFKGMSHPDICWDEASHFDWESYDKIVMAGGIISADSPQFGSYAVVSRTYMNLNLRFGYHFVILDCICTHPREENYILFRFSGGGGNSGGRWRRAAFIAGVLEKIGFITQVTSDLIDGRVMGVDETRIQEILDLTGRLLGATKLMDMYLKEEADVEEYVTAFMGGQYDFRSFRGE; encoded by the coding sequence ATGCTGATAAAAAATTTATTCAGACACTGGACCTATCAGGTTTTTGCCCCCGGCACAGTGCTCAGGGAAAAGTACGAGGCCTTTAAACGCCTGCTTGAGCACGACAGGGCAGCCCATGAGCATCTGGCAATTCTTGAGGACCTGTACTGCCACCGGCGCCGGGTGGATCTGGAATTTGTGGTCAGAACCTATGAGGCCTTTTCAGTCGCAGTGGCCGGTATGGTCCGGGAGTTGCTGACCATGTGCCCCATGGGATACTGGAGCCTGAAAGACTATCATAAAAAGTTTGATTTCTATGTCCGGTTCATGCTGGCGCCACCCAAGTTTGACTTTTCGCCACCCTTTATCATCACGCTGGACCAGGAGAACTGCCTGGACGAGGATATCTCCGGAGGCAAAGCCTCAGTTCTGGCCCGGCTGAAACAGACTCTTGGCCTTCCAGCTCCCCAGGGGTTTGTCATCACCACCCGGGCCTTTCACTTTTTTATGGAGGCCGGCAACCTTACACCTTTTGTCCGGCAGCAGCTGGCCACCCTTGATATTGATGATCCCATCAGTTTGGCATCTACGGCCCAGGCCCTTGAACAAGCTGTTCTTGGGACTCCCCTGCCCCAAGACCTGGCCAGGGAGATTGAAGAGGCTCTGGTCAGCTTTGAAAATGTTGCTGACAGTTCCGGAAAGAGCAGTGCCTCTTTCCGGCTTGCCATGCGCAGCAGCGCTGTCAGGGAGGACGGTAATACCAGTTTTGCAGGCCAGTACCTGAGCCTGATGAATGTGGACACAGCTGATGTGGCCCTGGGATACAAGCGGGTCATTGCCAGTAAATACAGCCCGGCAGCTCTGGCTTACCGTATCCGGTCCGGGATCCCCGATCATGATACGCCCATGGCGGTACTGGTCCTTGAAATGATCGAAGCCAGTACAGCCGGGGTCATATATACCCAAGATGTCAATGGCCGTGATCCGGGCAGCCTGAGAATCTATTCTGCCTGGGGACTTGGCGGGGCAGTGGTGGATGGCCGGGTAATCCCCGACATGATCCGTGTGGATCACAACGGTGATATTACAGACATCAGGATAGGCGCCAAAGAGAGCCATCTGGTCCCTGATGCGGGACAGGGCATCTGTATGGCAAAAACAATTAAAGCAAAGCGCGATGCCCTGTCCATCGCGACAACAGAGATCATTACCCTGAATGAATGGGCAAGGAAGGTTGAAAAATATTATAAGATTCCCCAGGATATGGAGTGGTGCTTAAGTTCACAAAGGGAGCTGTACATTCTTCAATCCCGTCCCCTGAAAGTACAGGAACCTGTGGAAAAAAAACTGCCTTCGCCCTGCCCGGACATATCGCCTCTCTGCCGGGAAGGGCGAATCATCTGTCCCGGCAAGTCTGCAGGCTACTTGTTTAAACTTAACCGCCTGGAACAGCTGAAAGATATCCCTGAACAGGCCGTTGTGGCCGCCCCCTTTGGCCTGCCCCAGTATGCGGCAGCCATTCACAGGATGGCAGGCATCATCCTCCAGACCGGGAGCACGGCAGGACACTTGGCCTCCGTTGCCCGGGAGTTCGGCCTGCCGGCCATCATCTGTCCCGATGGATTTGACACCCTTGAATCCGGCAGCATGGTAACCCTGGATGCAGATGCCGGAAGGGTTTACCCGGGACGGATCGCGTCTTTGCTTTCTTCTTCACCCGGCCGGTCTGACCAGGACGGGTTTTCCAAAAGCATTCTCATGGATAAGCTTGGGTTTCTCATCCGTTTCTGTGCCGATCTCAAGCTCACCGATCCGGATTCCAAAGATTTCAACCCGGATGCCTGCCGTTCCATGCACGATATCATCCGGTTTGTCCATGAAACCGCAGTCAGGGAGATGTTTTTTCTAGGGCAGAGAAAAGGGACCCGAAAAAAAGGGGCCAGGCAGCTGATATCCGGTCTTCCCATGCTGTTTTATGTCCTGGATGTGGGATCGGGAAACGAATCCGGGCTTATTTTCCCTTCGGAGAAAAATGCGGTCCTGGGCATGGAGGAGTTGGTCTGTATTCCCATGAAGGCCCTGTTCAAGGGAATGTCCCACCCTGATATCTGCTGGGACGAGGCCAGCCATTTTGACTGGGAATCCTATGACAAAATCGTCATGGCCGGCGGCATCATCTCTGCGGATTCTCCACAGTTCGGCAGTTATGCCGTGGTGTCCAGAACCTATATGAATCTTAACTTGAGATTTGGGTATCATTTTGTGATACTGGACTGCATCTGCACCCACCCCCGGGAGGAGAACTATATCCTGTTCCGGTTCTCCGGGGGGGGCGGCAATTCCGGGGGCAGATGGCGCAGGGCCGCTTTTATCGCAGGGGTTTTGGAAAAAATAGGATTTATCACCCAGGTAACTTCCGACCTGATTGACGGTCGGGTCATGGGGGTGGATGAGACCCGGATTCAGGAGATTCTTGATCTGACCGGGCGGCTGCTCGGGGCCACCAAGCTCATGGATATGTATCTCAAGGAAGAGGCAGATGTGGAAGAATACGTCACTGCCTTCATGGGCGGTCAATATGACTTCAGGTCTTTCAGAGGAGAATAG
- a CDS encoding GGDEF domain-containing protein — protein sequence MEGSLLYLIMVSFGFSAGSVSAFHQLQWAPPIFITSSMIPQIIYFLSLQSKSNIVVAAMMAITIIFMSIISMKQHKNWIRTLALSFELQVAKKEAERIARIDILTGIYNRRAFYEIAPKYIAAAKRSNSPLSVVMLDIDHFKSINDTYGHAVGDMVLASIANMLKHEIRESDIVGRLGGEEFVILLPDSDRNGAFKIVERLRQKVQIMNFPGYDFNVTSSFGIVVNTAHESIDHLLKNADSALYDAKNRGRNQTVVYEQPGIE from the coding sequence GTGGAAGGCTCACTGCTTTATCTTATTATGGTGTCGTTTGGTTTTTCCGCCGGCTCCGTCAGTGCCTTCCACCAGTTGCAATGGGCACCTCCCATTTTTATCACCAGCTCCATGATACCGCAGATTATCTATTTTCTCTCCTTGCAATCTAAAAGCAACATTGTTGTTGCTGCCATGATGGCAATCACCATAATCTTCATGTCCATCATCAGCATGAAGCAACATAAAAATTGGATTCGAACACTTGCTCTCAGCTTTGAGCTGCAAGTCGCAAAAAAGGAGGCGGAACGTATTGCCCGGATAGATATCCTGACCGGAATCTACAATCGCCGTGCCTTTTATGAAATAGCACCAAAATACATCGCTGCGGCCAAGCGGTCTAACAGTCCGCTTTCAGTGGTCATGCTGGATATTGATCATTTTAAGTCCATCAACGACACCTACGGTCATGCCGTGGGTGACATGGTTCTGGCAAGCATAGCGAACATGCTTAAACACGAGATCCGGGAGTCTGATATTGTAGGACGGCTGGGCGGAGAGGAATTTGTCATTCTGCTACCGGATAGCGACCGGAACGGAGCCTTTAAAATAGTTGAAAGGCTCAGACAAAAGGTCCAAATTATGAATTTTCCGGGGTATGATTTCAATGTAACCTCAAGTTTCGGTATTGTAGTCAATACAGCCCATGAATCCATCGATCATTTATTAAAGAATGCGGATTCTGCATTGTATGATGCCAAAAATAGGGGGCGAAACCAGACTGTCGTTTATGAACAACCCGGGATAGAGTAA